In a single window of the Anguilla rostrata isolate EN2019 chromosome 4, ASM1855537v3, whole genome shotgun sequence genome:
- the fnbp1l gene encoding formin-binding protein 1-like isoform X1 produces the protein MSWGTELWDQFENLDKHTQWGIDFLERYAKFVKERLEIEQTYAKQLRNLVKKYCPKRSKEDEPRFSSCLSFYAILNELNDYAGQREIVAEEMGHKVYGELLRYGQDLKSERKHHLQEGRKAQQYLDHCWKQMDNSKKKFERECKEAEKSQISYERLDNDANATKSEVEKAKSQLYLRTHMADESKNEYAAQLQNFNGEQWKHFNVAIPQIFKNLQDMDERRTVKLGETYRSFAEVERRVIPIISKCLDGMVVAAKSVDERRDSAIVVESFKSGFEPPVDFPFEDYSQNIYRTGSDGTISTPKNEAVRPDPKHSVSRAKNKLWLFGKKPKAPTLEDFSHLPPEQRRKRLQQRIDELSKELQKEVDQRDALNKMKDVYEKNPQMGDPGSLQPKISETMCNMERLRSEIHKNESWLSEVEGKQSSRGDRRASADVNHHAPHGRESPEGSYTDDPSQEHRSPPQPDPHEFDDEFDDDDPLPAIGHCKALYGFDGQNEGTLVMKEDEILYIIEEDKGDGWTRARKQSGEEGYVPTSYVEITLEKNSKGAVTYI, from the exons GACCAGTTTGAAAACCTTGACAAGCATACGCAATGGGGTATCGACTTCCTGGAGAGGTATGCAAAGTTTGTCAAAGAGAGGCTGGAGATCGAGCAGACCTATGCAAAGCAGCTGAG GAACCTGGTGAAGAAGTACTGTCCGAAGCGCTCCAAAGAGGATGAACCCAG GTTCTCCTCATGCCTGTCCTTCTACGCCATCCTGAACGAGCTGAACGACTACGCCGGCCAGCGGGAGATCGTGGCCGAGGAGATGGGGCACAAGGTGTACGGGGAGCTGTTGCGATACGGCCAGGACCTGAAATCCGAGAGGAAGcac CACCTGCAGGAGGGCCGGAAGGCGCAGCAGTATCTGGACCACTGCTGGAAACAGATGGacaat AGCAAGAAGAAGTTTGAGCGGGAATGCAAAGAAGCGGAGAAATCGCAGATCAGCTACGAGAGGCTAGACAACGATGCCAACGCCACCAAATCAGAAGTGGAGAAG GCGAAGTCCCAGCTCTACCTGCGGACGCACATGGCGGACGAGAGCAAGAATGAGTATGCCGCCCAGCTGCAGAACTTTAACGGGGAGCAGTGGAAGCACTTCAACGTGGCCATCCCTCAGATATTCAAG AACCTGCAGGACATGGACGAGCGGCGGACGGTCAAGCTGGGCGAGACGTACAGGAGCTTCGCCGAGGTGGAGAGGCGCGTCATCCCCATCATCTCCAAGTGCCTGGACGGCATGGTGGTGGCCGCCAAGTCGGTGGACGAGAGGAGG GATTCGGCGATTGTGGTGGAGTCTTTCAAGTCCGGCTTTGAGCCCCCGGTCGACTTCCCTTTCGAGGACTACAGTCAGAACATCTACCGGACGGGCTCCGACGGCACCATCAGCACGCCCAAGAACGAGGCGGTGCGGCCCGACCCGAAGCACTCCGTGAGCAGGGCCAAGAACAAGCTGTGGCTGTTTGGAAAGAAACCCAAG GCCCCGACGTTGGAAGACTTCAGTCACCTTCCGCCCGAACAGAGGCGCAAGAGGCTGCAGCAGCGGATAGACGAGCTGAGCAAAGAGCTGCAGAAGGAGGTGGACCAaag agatgCGCTGAACAAGATGAAGGACGTGTACGAGAAGAACCCGCAGATGGGAGACCCCGGCAGCCTGCAGCCCAAGATCTCCGAGACCATGTGCAACATGGAGAGGCTGCGCTCGGAGATCCATAAGAACGAG AGCTGGCTGTCGGAGGTGGAGGGGAAACAGAGTTCGCGAGGAGACCGACGCGCCAGTGCAGATGTCAACCACCATGCGCCCCACGgcagagagag tCCTGAGGGGAGCTACACTGACGACCCCAGCCAGGAGCACCgcagccccccccagcccgacCCCCACGAGTTCGACGACGAGTTTGACGACGACGACCCTCTCCCGGCCATCGGCCACTGCAAAGCGCTCTACGGCTTCGACG ggcAGAACGAGGGCACGCTGGTGATGAAGGAGGACGAGATCCTGTACATCATCGAGGAGGACAAGGGCGACGGCTGGACGCGTGCCCGCAAGCAGAGCGGCGAGGAGGGCTACGTGCCCACGTCCTACGTGGAGATCACGCTAGAGAAGAACAGCAAAGGTGCGGTCACCTACATATGA
- the fnbp1l gene encoding formin-binding protein 1-like isoform X2, whose protein sequence is MSWGTELWDQFENLDKHTQWGIDFLERYAKFVKERLEIEQTYAKQLRNLVKKYCPKRSKEDEPRFSSCLSFYAILNELNDYAGQREIVAEEMGHKVYGELLRYGQDLKSERKHHLQEGRKAQQYLDHCWKQMDNSKKKFERECKEAEKSQISYERLDNDANATKSEVEKAKSQLYLRTHMADESKNEYAAQLQNFNGEQWKHFNVAIPQIFKNLQDMDERRTVKLGETYRSFAEVERRVIPIISKCLDGMVVAAKSVDERRDSAIVVESFKSGFEPPVDFPFEDYSQNIYRTGSDGTISTPKNEAVRPDPKHSVSRAKNKLWLFGKKPKAPTLEDFSHLPPEQRRKRLQQRIDELSKELQKEVDQRDALNKMKDVYEKNPQMGDPGSLQPKISETMCNMERLRSEIHKNESWLSEVEGKQSSRGDRRASADVNHHAPHGRESPEGSYTDDPSQEHRSPPQPDPHEFDDEFDDDDPLPAIGHCKALYGFDGQNEGTLVMKEDEILYIIEEDKGDGWTRARKQSGEEGYVPTSYVEITLEKNSKGS, encoded by the exons GACCAGTTTGAAAACCTTGACAAGCATACGCAATGGGGTATCGACTTCCTGGAGAGGTATGCAAAGTTTGTCAAAGAGAGGCTGGAGATCGAGCAGACCTATGCAAAGCAGCTGAG GAACCTGGTGAAGAAGTACTGTCCGAAGCGCTCCAAAGAGGATGAACCCAG GTTCTCCTCATGCCTGTCCTTCTACGCCATCCTGAACGAGCTGAACGACTACGCCGGCCAGCGGGAGATCGTGGCCGAGGAGATGGGGCACAAGGTGTACGGGGAGCTGTTGCGATACGGCCAGGACCTGAAATCCGAGAGGAAGcac CACCTGCAGGAGGGCCGGAAGGCGCAGCAGTATCTGGACCACTGCTGGAAACAGATGGacaat AGCAAGAAGAAGTTTGAGCGGGAATGCAAAGAAGCGGAGAAATCGCAGATCAGCTACGAGAGGCTAGACAACGATGCCAACGCCACCAAATCAGAAGTGGAGAAG GCGAAGTCCCAGCTCTACCTGCGGACGCACATGGCGGACGAGAGCAAGAATGAGTATGCCGCCCAGCTGCAGAACTTTAACGGGGAGCAGTGGAAGCACTTCAACGTGGCCATCCCTCAGATATTCAAG AACCTGCAGGACATGGACGAGCGGCGGACGGTCAAGCTGGGCGAGACGTACAGGAGCTTCGCCGAGGTGGAGAGGCGCGTCATCCCCATCATCTCCAAGTGCCTGGACGGCATGGTGGTGGCCGCCAAGTCGGTGGACGAGAGGAGG GATTCGGCGATTGTGGTGGAGTCTTTCAAGTCCGGCTTTGAGCCCCCGGTCGACTTCCCTTTCGAGGACTACAGTCAGAACATCTACCGGACGGGCTCCGACGGCACCATCAGCACGCCCAAGAACGAGGCGGTGCGGCCCGACCCGAAGCACTCCGTGAGCAGGGCCAAGAACAAGCTGTGGCTGTTTGGAAAGAAACCCAAG GCCCCGACGTTGGAAGACTTCAGTCACCTTCCGCCCGAACAGAGGCGCAAGAGGCTGCAGCAGCGGATAGACGAGCTGAGCAAAGAGCTGCAGAAGGAGGTGGACCAaag agatgCGCTGAACAAGATGAAGGACGTGTACGAGAAGAACCCGCAGATGGGAGACCCCGGCAGCCTGCAGCCCAAGATCTCCGAGACCATGTGCAACATGGAGAGGCTGCGCTCGGAGATCCATAAGAACGAG AGCTGGCTGTCGGAGGTGGAGGGGAAACAGAGTTCGCGAGGAGACCGACGCGCCAGTGCAGATGTCAACCACCATGCGCCCCACGgcagagagag tCCTGAGGGGAGCTACACTGACGACCCCAGCCAGGAGCACCgcagccccccccagcccgacCCCCACGAGTTCGACGACGAGTTTGACGACGACGACCCTCTCCCGGCCATCGGCCACTGCAAAGCGCTCTACGGCTTCGACG ggcAGAACGAGGGCACGCTGGTGATGAAGGAGGACGAGATCCTGTACATCATCGAGGAGGACAAGGGCGACGGCTGGACGCGTGCCCGCAAGCAGAGCGGCGAGGAGGGCTACGTGCCCACGTCCTACGTGGAGATCACGCTAGAGAAGAACAGCAAAG